A genomic segment from Nitrosopumilus sp. K4 encodes:
- a CDS encoding P-II family nitrogen regulator, giving the protein MKRIEATIQIDKTGAVSDVLKDIVGGFTILEGNGRGSGERKTMRAGRGTGTFIAEFNKVATVTTIVDDSKVEQVITAISDAAFSGKAGDGIIVISSVDDAVNIASKKRGNDAL; this is encoded by the coding sequence ATGAAACGAATTGAGGCAACTATTCAAATCGATAAAACAGGTGCAGTTTCTGATGTACTCAAAGACATTGTTGGAGGGTTTACAATTCTCGAAGGAAACGGCAGAGGTTCTGGGGAAAGAAAAACCATGAGGGCAGGAAGAGGCACAGGGACTTTTATCGCAGAATTCAACAAAGTTGCAACAGTAACTACAATTGTAGATGACTCAAAGGTAGAACAAGTGATCACAGCAATATCAGATGCAGCATTTTCAGGGAAAGCGGGCGATGGAATAATTGTTATTTCTAGCGTTGACGACGCAGTAAACATTGCATCTAAAAAGAGAGGTAATGACGCCCTCTAA
- a CDS encoding TATA-box-binding protein — MPQTKPIVSVENVVASASVDQKIDLNEITEKFPDTEYHPEQFPGLVFRLNNPRTATLIFRTGKMVCTGAKSEEMAIKAVNTVVQKLRKGKIKIKNDAVITVQNIVAAINLGGKIHLEKAARTLPRSMYEPEQFPGLIHRMLDPKTVILLFASGKLVCTGAKKESDVYRSVHNLHALLEEKNLMIYDQ; from the coding sequence ATGCCTCAGACAAAGCCAATTGTAAGTGTTGAAAATGTTGTTGCATCTGCATCAGTAGATCAAAAAATAGACCTAAACGAAATTACAGAAAAATTTCCAGATACCGAATATCATCCAGAACAATTTCCAGGATTAGTTTTTAGACTAAACAATCCAAGAACTGCTACGTTAATTTTTAGAACCGGAAAAATGGTTTGTACTGGCGCAAAATCTGAAGAGATGGCAATCAAGGCAGTAAATACAGTAGTTCAAAAATTACGTAAAGGCAAAATCAAAATTAAAAATGATGCAGTCATAACAGTTCAAAATATTGTTGCTGCAATTAATTTAGGTGGAAAAATTCATCTTGAAAAAGCAGCCAGAACATTACCAAGAAGCATGTATGAGCCTGAACAGTTTCCGGGATTAATTCATAGAATGTTAGATCCAAAAACAGTCATTTTGTTATTTGCATCAGGCAAACTTGTTTGTACGGGTGCAAAAAAAGAGTCTGATGTATATCGTTCAGTTCACAATCTTCATGCGTTATTAGAAGAAAAGAATCTAATGATTTATGATCAATAG
- a CDS encoding ASCH domain-containing protein: MKCLSVSQPFAELIITGKKTIELRKWNTNFRGEFLIHAPLKIRNEDCKRLKINHKPVTGAIVGKAELYDVKKYNSEKEVKEDQKFHLASKKFYNRAYGFMLKKPKIFRVPIPWKGQLGFFEVDLPKTVVKSKEIVSDIIDEEYRYQWINHH; encoded by the coding sequence TTGAAATGTCTTTCAGTTTCTCAACCCTTTGCTGAATTAATTATCACAGGAAAAAAAACAATAGAGTTGAGAAAGTGGAATACAAACTTCCGCGGAGAATTTTTAATTCACGCACCATTAAAAATAAGAAATGAGGATTGTAAGAGATTAAAAATTAATCACAAACCTGTAACTGGTGCAATAGTTGGAAAGGCAGAACTTTATGATGTAAAAAAATACAATTCAGAAAAAGAAGTAAAAGAAGATCAAAAATTCCATCTAGCATCAAAAAAATTCTACAACAGGGCATATGGATTTATGTTAAAGAAGCCAAAGATATTCAGGGTTCCAATTCCTTGGAAGGGGCAACTTGGTTTTTTTGAAGTTGATCTGCCAAAAACTGTTGTCAAAAGCAAAGAAATTGTTTCAGATATTATTGATGAAGAATATCGCTATCAATGGATTAATCACCACTAA
- a CDS encoding pyridoxal-phosphate dependent enzyme has protein sequence MSENVSVDQQLLNKFEEEIWSKIPHVQEINGEKKIVNETPLVDLTEIFKECAKSEFKVDLDDKDIRVYGKLDSTLLSGSIKARAATHIIHDAIVSGKLKGDQTVIEATSGNFGIALGQLSKLGVNVVALVSRKLQEGVFKELRNENIRIMDLDMDICPAPGMENKAKELEAKATAANVRSQLVELGFNPEIYDKNIAHIESLLAKQDIINLARYLAEIYDLFCPKQYDNDLNIEVHREVTATEIDQQLHKNGESLENYQVVCSFGTGGTSGGLSQYINQKYGKKSVHVVFPSAGQDVAGIRTKAKATGLKLYNPDIYAAEHEIDFEKAKFLLKYFVDKGIDMGESSALELYAILQKVSTENSGRYVAMICDGIEKYRKNFEQISKDKLPMRVSLEDAASVAQEYDKIIWVHTQYTPKEEGIEMIAKSLGVDKSKISIPKARTVNQLLSTQQIPEDFKKEFDGSNGKSLLVCMAGNTSLMTAQVLASKGITTQSLNGGITDLPEGRGKNPGEYIQIARE, from the coding sequence ATGTCTGAGAATGTAAGCGTAGATCAACAATTACTAAATAAATTTGAAGAAGAAATTTGGAGTAAAATTCCTCATGTACAGGAAATTAACGGAGAAAAAAAGATCGTAAATGAAACTCCTTTAGTGGACTTGACAGAAATTTTCAAAGAATGTGCCAAAAGCGAGTTCAAGGTGGATTTAGATGACAAAGATATCAGAGTATATGGCAAACTAGATTCCACATTACTAAGTGGTTCAATCAAAGCAAGAGCTGCTACACACATTATTCATGATGCAATAGTATCAGGAAAACTAAAAGGAGATCAGACAGTTATCGAAGCTACATCAGGCAATTTTGGAATTGCCCTAGGACAGTTGTCAAAACTTGGAGTCAACGTTGTTGCATTGGTTTCAAGAAAGTTGCAAGAGGGAGTTTTCAAAGAATTGAGAAATGAAAATATTCGAATTATGGATTTGGATATGGATATTTGTCCTGCACCGGGAATGGAAAACAAAGCAAAGGAACTAGAGGCAAAAGCAACTGCAGCAAATGTCAGATCACAGCTAGTAGAACTAGGATTTAATCCAGAAATTTATGATAAAAACATTGCACATATTGAAAGTCTTTTAGCAAAACAAGACATTATCAATTTAGCAAGATATCTTGCAGAAATTTATGATTTGTTCTGTCCAAAACAGTACGACAATGATTTGAATATTGAGGTGCACAGAGAAGTAACTGCAACAGAAATCGATCAACAACTTCACAAAAATGGCGAATCATTAGAAAATTATCAAGTAGTATGTTCGTTTGGAACAGGTGGGACATCTGGTGGTTTGAGTCAATACATCAATCAGAAATACGGGAAAAAGTCAGTCCATGTTGTTTTTCCTTCTGCAGGACAAGATGTTGCAGGAATCAGAACAAAGGCCAAGGCAACGGGACTAAAACTGTACAATCCAGACATTTACGCAGCAGAACACGAAATAGATTTTGAGAAAGCAAAATTTTTGCTAAAGTATTTCGTTGACAAAGGAATCGACATGGGTGAGAGTAGTGCATTAGAGCTTTATGCGATTTTGCAAAAAGTCAGTACCGAAAATAGTGGAAGATATGTTGCGATGATTTGTGATGGCATTGAAAAGTACAGGAAGAACTTTGAACAGATTTCAAAAGACAAACTTCCAATGAGAGTTTCATTAGAAGATGCCGCATCAGTGGCACAAGAATACGACAAGATTATTTGGGTTCATACTCAATATACTCCAAAAGAAGAAGGAATCGAAATGATTGCAAAGTCTTTAGGGGTTGACAAATCAAAAATTTCGATTCCAAAAGCAAGAACAGTCAATCAATTGTTATCCACTCAACAGATTCCAGAAGATTTCAAAAAAGAGTTTGATGGATCTAATGGAAAGTCATTGTTAGTATGCATGGCAGGAAATACATCACTAATGACTGCACAGGTGCTTGCCAGCAAAGGAATAACTACTCAAAGTTTGAATGGTGGAATTACAGATTTGCCTGAAGGTCGAGGTAAAAATCCTGGCGAGTATATACAAATAGCTAGGGAATAA